The Planctomicrobium piriforme genome contains the following window.
GGGACGCTTTCCCGTTGCCGGCTCGGGCTGTCTGAAACAGGGCTCACCGTCGTGTACGGCGTCAACGGCGCCGGCAAGACAACGTTGCTCGAATTCATTCGCGGCGTTCTGTGCGGGTTCGATCATGCCCGTCAGTTGCGGCTATTGCCTCCCCTGAAAGAGGGCACGCCCGGCGGCGCGATGACGGTGCGGACCGAGCGGGGACGATTCGACGTCATTCGTCACGCCCGTGCGGACGGCTCGGATACACTCGCCATCACCCTGCAGCAGGGAACGCCCGATGACGTGACCCGCCTGCGGCAGTCGCTGAAGACGATGCCGGAGAAGGCGATCCGCACGCTGTTCATGGTCGGCGGTTATGACGCCCACAGCCTGTCGGCAATGGTCAAACTGGCAATCGAACAAGGGATTGAGCTTGTCTCGCGCCGCGCATCGGCCGCATGGATGACCGAACGGATTCGCGGCGTCGCGCAAGAACGGAACACTCTGTTTCAGACGATTCCCCCACAAGGCGAACTGGCGGCGCTCGAACTGCGTCGGCAGCGCTTGCAGGCGAGCCTCGATTCGGCACGTTTAGCCCAGCAGCAGCGAATGGCGGGCTGGCAGCATTCGCTGCAAAATCTTGAAGTCCGGCTCGAACGCCTGCGGACTGAATCCGCCTGGCTGGTGCAGGAACTGCATGCGGTCGAAAGCGATCTGACGGAAACTCAAACCCGACTCTGGAGCACCTGCGAAACTGTGATTCAGGAAGTCGAAACGGTCGCCAGAACCGTGGCCGTCGCAGCTCCAGAGTGGACCGTTCAAATCGCCGAGATCGATCAGGAAATTGCTCACGCCCAACAGGTCCTTCGCGATCTCGCCGGTTCGCGACATGCTCTCTCACTGACAAAGGCCGGCCTGGCCGGTTCTGAAACGCCCGAGCCTGAGGTGACATTCGCCCGTCAGCGGTCGGCTCTGTCGGAGATGGAATCGCAGACGACGAAGCTCGAAGCACTGGCCGAACGCCTGAAGCACACTTCACAGTGCATCTGCGGCCCGCAGTCAGTGGCGATCGAAAGCACCGTTCAATCACTGCGGGAGCAGATCTGGCTCATCTGCCAGGAACTGGGCCGGCAGCAATCCGTACATCAGCAGTGGCTCGTCCAGTCGCAGCGTGAAGGAGTCGACCGTTGCGAACTCGAACTGACACGACAGATTCAGCGACTGCGGTTGCGTCGCGAAGAATTGCTGCAGCGACACGCGACCACTCCCGTCTCGCGAATTGCCCATCGCACGCAGCACGAGACGCTGGGATGCATTTGCGACGGTCACGAACAGGCAATTGCGGATCACGAGACCGTCGGTCACGTCGTGTCGACTCCGCAGGTCATCGTTCGGGCACGCACCGTGACGACTTCAGCAGCCCTGCCTGGAGACGAAGCGCAAGAACGAATCTTGCAGGAACGCCGACAGCAGCTCCGTCAGCAATGGCTTGAAGCGAAAAACCGCGTTCGCGTCTGCGAAGACGAACTGCAGAATCTACAGCGCGGCGGCCCGGAGATGGCCGACGACCGTTCCGTCCAAACCCTCCGCAACGATCTCGAACTGGTCGAAGTACAACTCAGCCGCGGTTGTGAACAGTGGCAGCAACTCGCCCTTGTCGAAGCGGTACTGCAGCGAACACAGCAGCGTCTAAATGTCGAAATCGCTTCGCCGGTGATCGACCATGCCTCGGCCTTGTTGTCGCAGATGACCTCCGGCCGCTACGTCTGCTTCCGCTATTCGACTGAACTGCAGGAACTCCGTGTCATGAACTCCGCGGGCGCGGAACTCTCGGCACAAGCACTCAGTCGCGGGACGCTGGAACAGGCGGCCCTCTGTTTTCGATTAGCGTGCGTCAGTGAATTCGCCCGTCAGGGAATCTCGCTACCGCTGGTCCTCGACGATGTCCTCGCCGATAGCGACGAAAACCGTTCGCGTGCGGCAGTTGAAGTCCTGGTCGATTTCGCCCGTCAGCACCAGATTGTCTTTTTGACCTGTCAGGAACATCTGCTCGATTTGTTTGCGACTCATCAGATTCTAATTGCGGACATGCCGGGTTCACTTCGCCCCCAGCGATCGGTCGTCAGCGCGGCTCCCCTGGAACTGGTTTTGCCGACCGTGGCGACTGAAAACGAAGACGCCCCGCAACCTGAAGTCACCCACGACTGGGACCGCGTGCAGCCGGACGAACCGTACTGGCTGCAGCCCAACAGTCCGCTCGGCTATGTCCCCTCGCTGGGATCGCAGATGTCGCGTCGGTTGGGAACGATTGGCGTCCGCGATGTCGGCGAGCTGATTGACCTCGACCCCGAAGTGCTGGAGATCCCGCTCGACAGCCTGCAGATTTCCGCCTCGACCCTGCGTCAATGGCAGGCGGAAGCACGACTGCTGTGCTGCGTCCCAAACCTCACTGGCCGCGACGCTCAGGCTCTTGTCGCCTGCGGCATCATGGCCCCCGTCGAACTCGCGCAGTGCGAAGTTCGTGAACTGCATAACCGCTTGCGTCGCCTGCGTGCGGATGAGCATTTCAGTCTCGCATTGCCATGGCTGTCGGAACGTCCGGAATGGCCGACGCTGGAACAGACCTCAGGCTGGGTCCGCTCTGGTCGTGCTGCTCGCGGCTGGAGAAAGATTCGCGATGACGCATCGAAGTCGCGACGAACGCACCGTCAGCACAGCAAGCATCGCGAACGTCCGGCCCCGCATCGCTCCATGACCAAGACGCCGCAGGTGCGCCTGCATGACGAAGAAGCCAGTCAGGGGGATCGGAAATGGCGGTTCTACCTGCAACCGCACAGTCCGATCGTCGACGCCCCATCCATCGGACCGAAGACGGCGGAACGCCTCAATGCAATCGGCGTGCAACTCGTCTCGGAATTGCTGGAACGGGATGCCGACGAGATCGCGACGCTGCTGGGGCGCAAAGAGATTACCCCCGCCGTCGTCGCCGGTTGGCAGCAGCAGTCGGCACTGATGTGCCGCGTGCCGC
Protein-coding sequences here:
- a CDS encoding DUF4332 domain-containing protein, with the translated sequence MQIQQINVEGFGTLSRCRLGLSETGLTVVYGVNGAGKTTLLEFIRGVLCGFDHARQLRLLPPLKEGTPGGAMTVRTERGRFDVIRHARADGSDTLAITLQQGTPDDVTRLRQSLKTMPEKAIRTLFMVGGYDAHSLSAMVKLAIEQGIELVSRRASAAWMTERIRGVAQERNTLFQTIPPQGELAALELRRQRLQASLDSARLAQQQRMAGWQHSLQNLEVRLERLRTESAWLVQELHAVESDLTETQTRLWSTCETVIQEVETVARTVAVAAPEWTVQIAEIDQEIAHAQQVLRDLAGSRHALSLTKAGLAGSETPEPEVTFARQRSALSEMESQTTKLEALAERLKHTSQCICGPQSVAIESTVQSLREQIWLICQELGRQQSVHQQWLVQSQREGVDRCELELTRQIQRLRLRREELLQRHATTPVSRIAHRTQHETLGCICDGHEQAIADHETVGHVVSTPQVIVRARTVTTSAALPGDEAQERILQERRQQLRQQWLEAKNRVRVCEDELQNLQRGGPEMADDRSVQTLRNDLELVEVQLSRGCEQWQQLALVEAVLQRTQQRLNVEIASPVIDHASALLSQMTSGRYVCFRYSTELQELRVMNSAGAELSAQALSRGTLEQAALCFRLACVSEFARQGISLPLVLDDVLADSDENRSRAAVEVLVDFARQHQIVFLTCQEHLLDLFATHQILIADMPGSLRPQRSVVSAAPLELVLPTVATENEDAPQPEVTHDWDRVQPDEPYWLQPNSPLGYVPSLGSQMSRRLGTIGVRDVGELIDLDPEVLEIPLDSLQISASTLRQWQAEARLLCCVPNLTGRDAQALVACGIMAPVELAQCEVRELHNRLRRLRADEHFSLALPWLSERPEWPTLEQTSGWVRSGRAARGWRKIRDDASKSRRTHRQHSKHRERPAPHRSMTKTPQVRLHDEEASQGDRKWRFYLQPHSPIVDAPSIGPKTAERLNAIGVQLVSELLERDADEIATLLGRKEITPAVVAGWQQQSALMCRVPQLRGHDAQVLVSCQIIEPETLAAMSPYELYVLVEPFVCSKEGQRLLRNASVPDLAEVTEWIEYARQSPLLRAA